One genomic region from Sphingobacterium sp. UGAL515B_05 encodes:
- a CDS encoding phosphodiester glycosidase family protein, with translation MKDKKYRNSLCASVLFGLLLSLVSCKQRDDYPVFERKEPVVTVPEVIPPDNEIGALVKKIMDKTDIISIFKLDSTTALADGIKRTHVRYVNKLNQAMSMQILEVDLSKTNIGVTALSPFDDYLFTVQTLGDMAKYNEGRAGGKIIAAVNGDVVTSSAPTGSFIFKSRQLKTTTTTATSNTRPFLGVKKNGSVFIGNKPSTSSPMDEYNLNDLASLVSGGTWLLYRGDTVTSATETVQANTAVGLNAGRNYLYAVVVDGGTNAFSVGITYNDLGKIMAAIGSSDAFVTNGGTASVMVERAESEGRSSLLSWKVVNRPIALAGGASANGIGFVLK, from the coding sequence ATGAAGGATAAAAAATATAGAAATAGTTTGTGTGCAAGTGTATTGTTTGGCTTGCTGCTTTCATTGGTATCTTGTAAACAGAGAGATGATTATCCTGTTTTTGAGCGGAAGGAGCCTGTGGTTACTGTTCCGGAAGTTATTCCGCCTGACAACGAGATAGGTGCGCTTGTGAAGAAGATAATGGACAAAACGGATATAATTTCGATTTTTAAATTGGATTCTACGACGGCCCTGGCGGATGGAATAAAGCGTACGCATGTTCGTTATGTGAATAAATTAAATCAGGCCATGAGTATGCAGATCCTGGAAGTCGATCTTTCTAAAACTAATATAGGTGTAACTGCCCTAAGTCCTTTTGATGATTATTTATTTACAGTGCAGACGTTGGGAGATATGGCTAAATATAATGAGGGGCGTGCCGGAGGGAAAATTATAGCAGCGGTCAATGGAGATGTGGTGACTTCCTCCGCGCCGACAGGCTCGTTTATATTTAAAAGCCGACAGTTGAAAACAACAACGACAACAGCTACATCTAATACACGACCTTTTTTGGGTGTGAAAAAGAACGGTTCTGTTTTTATTGGAAACAAGCCATCTACATCATCTCCAATGGACGAATATAATTTAAATGATCTAGCTTCCTTAGTTTCTGGTGGCACCTGGCTTTTATATAGAGGTGATACTGTTACTTCGGCGACAGAAACTGTTCAAGCTAATACAGCGGTGGGGTTAAATGCAGGTCGGAACTATCTGTATGCGGTTGTAGTGGATGGCGGAACAAATGCTTTTTCTGTTGGTATCACTTACAACGATTTAGGAAAGATCATGGCGGCGATCGGATCTTCAGATGCTTTTGTTACAAATGGTGGGACAGCGTCCGTTATGGTAGAACGGGCGGAAAGTGAAGGACGGTCCAGTCTTTTAAGTTGGAAAGTGGTAAATAGGCCGATAGCTTTGGCAGGGGGGGCAAGTGCAAATGGGATAGGTTTCGTGCTGAAATAG
- a CDS encoding DUF4397 domain-containing protein translates to MKSFKIILGACLFLFGLYSCDKAIQNFGDVEFMGADDAIVKINMASIYPDDRYMYVKFDGQRVTPLIRGREPFPGGGYNTRGDSRPDFLKWKSGSVNVQVGLPYKTDSGLDSIILYESTVKFEAGKRYTLHVTDTAKNTKMILNEEDLTRPDSTQARYRFTNLMPNVEAIDLYYGAAATTAEPTQDSLVAKNVKYLETSPYFELNRITTRTWKIRKAGAPITNASVLASYSNAGAILDRRSYTVYALGYDGFTSAIMKPYVSFFLIR, encoded by the coding sequence ATGAAAAGTTTTAAAATTATATTGGGCGCCTGCTTGTTTCTTTTTGGTCTTTATTCTTGTGATAAGGCCATACAGAATTTTGGCGATGTGGAGTTTATGGGTGCTGACGATGCAATTGTTAAAATTAACATGGCGTCCATCTATCCGGATGACCGCTATATGTATGTAAAATTTGATGGTCAGCGTGTTACGCCACTTATTCGTGGTAGAGAACCTTTTCCGGGTGGTGGGTATAATACACGCGGTGATTCCCGTCCGGACTTTCTGAAATGGAAATCGGGTTCCGTTAATGTGCAGGTAGGATTGCCTTATAAAACCGATAGTGGCCTGGATTCTATTATTTTATACGAATCTACAGTGAAGTTTGAGGCCGGAAAGCGTTATACGTTGCATGTAACAGATACAGCAAAAAACACAAAAATGATCTTAAATGAAGAAGATTTAACCCGGCCGGATAGCACGCAGGCACGCTACCGTTTTACAAATTTAATGCCCAATGTTGAGGCGATTGATCTGTATTACGGAGCTGCGGCAACAACTGCGGAGCCAACGCAGGATTCTCTGGTTGCTAAAAATGTAAAGTATTTGGAGACAAGTCCATATTTTGAATTAAATCGTATCACAACACGGACATGGAAGATCCGTAAAGCGGGTGCGCCTATAACGAATGCTTCGGTGCTGGCATCTTATTCAAATGCAGGAGCAATTTTGGACCGAAGGTCATATACTGTGTATGCGCTGGGCTACGATGGTTTTACTTCTGCCATCATGAAGCCCTATGTTTCATTTTTCTTAATTCGATGA
- a CDS encoding SusD/RagB family nutrient-binding outer membrane lipoprotein: MKAKIGAALLLLTLIMTGCKKFMDINDNPSYPQDVRAEILLAPIIFHMANGYAQDQTIMNKFNQSIMGASADDASKVWERHGFRLQSDVGGVMWRMVYFNHGRNLANMIRDAVENEKYEYAAIGYAVKAWGYQMLTDYHGPVIMKEALRDQLSFKYDDQKEVYAQVRVWCDSALYYMDQKSPLDYSANLSSERGDNLFRGDMGKWRKFVYGIRALQYIHLVNKSDFKSKYADSVVYYVNQSLASNDDDASVKFSGDKAETSSVVGPLYGVYTSSYYSRAGQPIVSYLSGGLRGTVTAPSRVASDPRLLKMINRNLDNVADTVFSGALPNVTNSATIIPSILGKIVGGVYEGKFIFRDKAEFPLMTYAQLQLIKAEALFIKGASSEAYQAYLNAIRSHMTFVNKYINTNGETAITDAQVKAYLASSEIPQTSADLMLSDIMGQKYIVQWGWGGLEQWCDLRKYNYDTTIFKQYQPLSGSGLQYQAYCYRVRPRYNSEYAWNAKELDKWGALDPYYVTKPTWFVTKDN, from the coding sequence ATGAAAGCAAAAATAGGTGCAGCTTTGTTGTTATTGACTTTGATAATGACAGGTTGTAAAAAATTTATGGATATCAATGATAATCCGTCGTATCCACAGGATGTTAGGGCTGAGATTTTGTTGGCTCCGATTATATTTCATATGGCAAATGGTTATGCGCAGGATCAGACCATTATGAACAAGTTTAATCAATCTATTATGGGGGCTTCTGCTGACGATGCTTCAAAAGTTTGGGAAAGGCATGGATTTAGACTGCAGAGTGATGTTGGCGGGGTGATGTGGCGTATGGTCTATTTTAACCACGGTCGAAACCTGGCAAACATGATCCGGGATGCGGTGGAAAATGAGAAATATGAGTATGCTGCAATAGGTTATGCCGTTAAGGCTTGGGGATACCAAATGCTTACCGATTATCATGGTCCTGTTATTATGAAGGAAGCCCTGCGCGACCAGCTTAGCTTTAAGTATGACGATCAAAAAGAGGTTTATGCACAAGTTAGAGTTTGGTGTGATTCTGCCTTATATTATATGGATCAAAAAAGTCCGCTTGATTATAGCGCTAATTTGAGTTCCGAAAGAGGAGATAACCTTTTTCGTGGTGATATGGGTAAGTGGCGCAAGTTTGTTTATGGTATTCGCGCACTTCAGTATATCCACTTGGTTAATAAGTCAGATTTTAAATCAAAGTATGCGGATTCTGTCGTCTATTACGTCAATCAATCCTTGGCCTCTAACGATGACGATGCAAGCGTTAAGTTTTCGGGAGATAAGGCGGAAACCTCGAGTGTGGTTGGTCCGCTGTATGGGGTTTATACAAGCTCATATTATAGCCGTGCCGGCCAGCCGATTGTGAGTTACTTATCTGGAGGACTTCGAGGGACAGTAACGGCTCCTTCACGTGTTGCAAGTGATCCGCGTCTCTTAAAAATGATCAATAGGAACCTGGATAATGTTGCTGATACGGTGTTTTCCGGTGCTCTGCCGAATGTAACCAATTCGGCTACGATTATCCCTTCGATTCTCGGGAAAATTGTGGGTGGAGTGTATGAAGGAAAATTCATCTTTAGGGATAAAGCTGAATTCCCGCTGATGACTTATGCGCAACTGCAGTTGATTAAGGCGGAGGCGCTTTTTATCAAGGGCGCGTCTTCTGAGGCTTATCAGGCTTATCTTAATGCGATTCGCTCGCATATGACTTTCGTGAATAAGTATATCAATACAAACGGTGAAACCGCAATTACCGACGCTCAGGTAAAAGCCTACCTGGCGAGTAGTGAAATTCCACAGACTTCAGCAGACTTAATGCTTTCCGATATCATGGGGCAAAAGTATATAGTCCAATGGGGCTGGGGAGGATTGGAACAGTGGTGTGATCTACGCAAGTATAATTATGATACTACTATTTTTAAGCAGTATCAGCCACTCAGCGGTTCGGGATTGCAATATCAGGCTTACTGTTATCGGGTTCGTCCCCGTTATAACTCAGAGTATGCATGGAATGCAAAAGAATTGGACAAGTGGGGGGCCTTGGATCCTTATTATGTCACCAAGCCGACCTGGTTCGTAACAAAAGATAATTAG
- a CDS encoding SusC/RagA family TonB-linked outer membrane protein has product MKRSLLIFLGLLCFCCVALAQKNVTGRVTNSSGSGLAGVTVQEIGKGAQAATNSQGNYKITISEGASLVFRYVGYQSQEVALNGRSIVNVVLKENTASLDEVIVTAMGIERSKKSLGYSTPKVSGDDVSDTQREGFFQGLQGRVPGLSINSTSGMPGASAQIVLRGFASISGDNNALIVVDGVPINNSTVNENDLAMNGANRDLDYSNRALDINPSDIETYTVMKGPEATALYGSSGAGGAIIITTKKAKSGKFGVDYSYSGRMEFVNKFPERQYTYMQGLNGNYDGTSSYALGPKYKDDMLLHKDNVKNFFRHGYNQKHNLTFNGGNENLSYRWSNEYNDNTGIVPNTRYTRFSSRLNSTAKFSNKFELNTSFNFIFSDNDKARKGATGYLMTLMRFNPLYDVRNWIDEKGNRVLNTKDIYNELDNPFWDVYRNIANDKTNRTLASSNFTYKPLSWLRFEGVVGIDYSTTKGESVYHPQSYSGSGSSTSPTGGKYSSYQNNMRILYGNARFSANKTFGDYSINAFLGGEIRDQNSITDSQYGTNFFDPNFNSINNTYASTRLAKNVINNYRSIGFFGQAVLGYKTLLYLTLSGRLDGTSRLMPNDPYFSYPSGSLAFNFTDLNLIKAVSDVISDGKIRFSAGKTGKGPLRSYFIKSNYEPQYSTGGGYAYGFNGGNDKLVAEMTDEFEAGLEFSLFKKFVSFDFSYFSRLSDGQIILPRLSYGSGFVLKMMNGGKVKNVGTEVQAIFNPIVKRNFNWNLVFNFTQYKGRVLSLAEDLPELYDSDTWLLSGVRSAVLPGYSMGALSGTQFMRNTKGDVLIDPATGLPVAGTDRYYPIADRLPKFTLGIVNKFNYKNWYLTFLWDWRKGGDVLNGLDYNMYTFGMSTKTLNREDPRVIRGVLKDGLENSENPTINHIAVTPYTSSAYYFTNIEPGMFVERNIYTMRLRDITLSYRLPKRLTRFLGERSSLKAFFTATDLVMFTNYTGLDPESNSNTTGIGGIGGYGIDFGNMARPKGFNVGVNLQL; this is encoded by the coding sequence ATGAAAAGGAGTTTGCTCATTTTTTTGGGTTTACTGTGTTTTTGTTGTGTTGCTCTGGCACAAAAAAATGTTACCGGTAGAGTGACTAATTCGAGTGGATCCGGTTTAGCGGGAGTGACCGTCCAGGAGATTGGAAAAGGAGCACAGGCAGCAACAAATAGTCAAGGCAACTACAAGATAACAATTTCCGAAGGTGCTTCATTGGTATTCCGATATGTGGGGTATCAATCGCAGGAAGTTGCCCTAAATGGTCGGTCGATCGTCAATGTGGTGCTAAAAGAAAATACTGCATCACTGGATGAAGTGATCGTAACAGCAATGGGAATAGAGCGTTCCAAAAAATCGCTGGGTTATTCTACGCCGAAAGTAAGCGGGGATGACGTGTCAGATACGCAACGGGAAGGTTTTTTTCAAGGCTTGCAAGGGCGCGTGCCAGGCTTGTCCATTAACAGTACTTCGGGTATGCCAGGTGCTTCGGCACAAATCGTGCTCCGGGGTTTTGCCTCTATCTCTGGAGATAATAATGCATTGATTGTTGTCGATGGAGTGCCGATTAACAATTCGACAGTCAATGAAAATGATTTGGCGATGAATGGTGCCAACCGGGATTTGGATTATTCCAATCGGGCATTGGATATCAATCCTTCGGATATTGAAACGTATACTGTGATGAAGGGGCCGGAAGCGACGGCATTGTATGGGAGCTCAGGTGCGGGGGGAGCTATAATTATCACGACAAAGAAGGCCAAGAGTGGTAAATTTGGGGTTGATTATAGCTATTCAGGAAGAATGGAGTTTGTCAATAAATTTCCGGAGCGACAGTATACCTATATGCAGGGGCTCAATGGCAATTATGATGGGACATCTTCCTATGCATTGGGACCGAAGTATAAGGACGACATGCTTTTGCATAAAGATAATGTTAAAAATTTCTTTCGTCATGGATATAATCAAAAGCATAATTTAACCTTTAATGGTGGTAATGAAAATCTAAGTTATCGCTGGTCAAACGAATACAATGATAATACGGGTATTGTTCCAAATACGCGTTATACACGCTTCTCTTCGCGATTAAACTCTACCGCCAAATTTTCAAATAAATTTGAACTCAATACGTCTTTTAATTTTATCTTTTCGGACAATGATAAGGCAAGAAAAGGCGCTACAGGTTATTTGATGACGCTGATGCGCTTTAATCCTTTATATGATGTCCGGAATTGGATCGATGAAAAAGGTAATCGCGTATTAAATACCAAGGATATTTACAATGAGCTTGATAATCCTTTTTGGGATGTGTATCGGAATATCGCCAATGATAAAACCAACCGTACGCTGGCTTCCTCAAATTTTACCTATAAGCCATTGTCCTGGCTGAGATTTGAAGGTGTTGTCGGGATTGATTATTCTACTACAAAAGGTGAAAGTGTATATCATCCGCAATCTTATTCCGGTTCGGGTTCTTCCACTTCTCCCACAGGGGGTAAGTATAGTTCTTATCAGAATAATATGCGAATTTTGTATGGTAATGCCCGTTTTTCGGCCAATAAAACTTTTGGAGATTATTCAATTAATGCATTTCTGGGGGGCGAGATCCGTGATCAGAACTCGATTACCGATTCGCAATACGGAACAAATTTCTTTGATCCAAATTTCAACAGCATCAATAATACCTATGCTTCGACACGTTTGGCAAAAAATGTCATCAACAACTACCGTTCTATTGGATTCTTCGGACAGGCTGTATTAGGGTACAAAACCTTGCTATATCTGACGCTGTCGGGCCGTTTGGACGGAACGTCGCGTTTGATGCCAAATGATCCTTATTTTTCTTATCCTTCAGGGTCCTTGGCCTTTAATTTTACCGATTTAAATCTAATTAAGGCAGTCTCGGATGTGATCTCAGATGGGAAAATTAGATTTTCGGCAGGTAAAACGGGTAAAGGACCGCTTAGATCCTATTTTATCAAATCAAATTATGAACCTCAATATTCAACCGGTGGTGGCTATGCTTATGGTTTTAATGGAGGGAATGATAAGTTGGTTGCTGAAATGACAGATGAATTTGAGGCAGGTTTGGAATTTTCGTTGTTTAAAAAGTTTGTCTCTTTTGATTTTAGTTATTTCTCCAGGCTGAGTGATGGACAGATTATTTTGCCCCGACTGAGTTATGGTTCTGGCTTTGTTTTAAAAATGATGAACGGAGGTAAAGTGAAAAATGTGGGTACCGAGGTTCAGGCAATATTCAATCCGATTGTCAAGAGGAATTTCAATTGGAACCTTGTCTTCAACTTTACCCAATATAAAGGCCGTGTGTTGTCGCTGGCTGAAGATTTGCCCGAATTGTATGATTCGGATACCTGGTTGTTGAGCGGTGTGCGTTCTGCAGTATTGCCAGGTTACAGTATGGGCGCCCTCTCTGGAACGCAGTTTATGCGTAATACGAAAGGCGACGTGCTGATCGACCCGGCAACAGGTCTGCCGGTCGCTGGTACAGATCGCTATTACCCGATTGCTGACCGCCTGCCTAAGTTTACATTGGGCATCGTTAATAAATTCAATTACAAAAATTGGTATCTGACATTTTTGTGGGACTGGCGTAAAGGCGGAGATGTGTTAAACGGATTGGATTATAACATGTATACATTCGGTATGTCGACAAAAACGCTAAATAGAGAAGATCCACGCGTGATAAGGGGTGTTTTGAAGGATGGGTTGGAGAATTCGGAAAATCCAACAATCAACCATATTGCGGTAACACCATATACTTCCTCCGCGTATTATTTTACCAATATCGAGCCGGGTATGTTCGTAGAACGGAATATCTATACAATGAGACTGCGTGATATTACTTTAAGTTATCGATTGCCGAAAAGACTGACGCGGTTCTTAGGTGAAAGGTCTTCACTAAAAGCGTTTTTTACAGCTACTGATCTCGTTATGTTTACAAATTATACAGGATTGGATCCAGAAAGTAATTCGAATACAACTGGTATTGGAGGTATTGGCGGCTATGGAATAGATTTTGGCAATATGGCTAGACCGAAAGGGTTCAATGTTGGCGTTAACTTACAATTATAA
- a CDS encoding DUF1343 domain-containing protein, with the protein MIKTNLFALILVVSNTLFISCGSSLKSVQTNEKAGSSISGDISNKVVVPGADQLALYLPQLKGKKVGVMGNQTSIVGPDKKHLVDVLMDNKVDLKFAFAPEHGFRGNVERGEKFGNDIDQKTGLPLFTLYGGNKKQDSIVNSIDVMIFDLQDVGARFYTYITSLHRVMELCAKHNKKLIVLDRPNPNGDQVDGPVRHDDKFKSDVSWHKIAMIHGLTIGELAQMINGEHWLENGRQVDVQVVKVQNWDHKTMYDLPVIPSPSLPNQLSVRLYLSLCLFEGTDISVGRGTDWPFQVLGYTNPVYGSFTFTPGERHGMSKHVEGKGATNYGIDLRALDPEKQKFTLKYVLDFYQKTPDKSTFFARPEFFDKLAGTDQLRKQILAGESEAQIRASWSDDLKNYKQMRKKYLLYTDFE; encoded by the coding sequence ATGATAAAAACTAACTTATTTGCGCTAATTCTAGTGGTTTCAAATACCCTTTTTATTTCTTGTGGAAGTTCATTGAAGTCTGTTCAGACGAATGAAAAAGCAGGAAGTAGCATTTCTGGTGATATATCGAACAAGGTTGTTGTGCCAGGGGCAGATCAGTTAGCCTTATATTTACCGCAATTAAAAGGGAAGAAAGTTGGGGTTATGGGAAATCAAACATCAATTGTTGGGCCCGATAAAAAACATCTCGTGGATGTTTTAATGGATAATAAAGTTGACTTAAAATTTGCCTTTGCGCCTGAGCATGGCTTCCGTGGTAATGTAGAGCGTGGCGAGAAGTTTGGAAATGATATTGATCAGAAAACAGGTTTACCACTATTTACATTATATGGTGGAAATAAGAAACAAGATTCGATTGTCAATTCCATCGATGTTATGATCTTCGATCTACAGGATGTCGGAGCGCGTTTTTACACGTATATCACTTCCTTGCATCGTGTGATGGAGCTTTGTGCAAAGCATAACAAGAAATTAATTGTATTGGATCGCCCAAATCCGAATGGAGATCAGGTCGACGGTCCAGTAAGGCATGATGACAAGTTTAAATCCGATGTTTCTTGGCATAAAATAGCAATGATCCACGGTCTGACAATTGGTGAGTTGGCACAGATGATCAATGGGGAACACTGGTTAGAAAATGGTCGCCAGGTAGATGTGCAGGTTGTAAAGGTGCAAAATTGGGATCACAAAACGATGTACGATTTACCGGTAATTCCTTCACCAAGTCTACCCAATCAGCTTTCTGTACGATTGTATCTTTCACTATGCCTTTTCGAAGGAACTGATATTTCGGTAGGGCGTGGGACAGATTGGCCATTCCAAGTTTTGGGGTATACAAATCCGGTTTATGGCTCTTTTACGTTTACCCCGGGGGAACGTCATGGTATGTCCAAACATGTGGAAGGGAAAGGTGCAACGAATTATGGTATAGATCTACGTGCTCTGGATCCTGAAAAGCAAAAATTCACACTAAAATATGTCTTAGATTTTTATCAAAAGACGCCTGATAAATCGACATTCTTTGCAAGGCCCGAATTTTTCGATAAGCTCGCAGGGACTGATCAGTTGCGTAAGCAGATTCTTGCAGGTGAATCGGAGGCACAGATTCGCGCTTCCTGGTCGGATGACTTGAAAAATTATAAACAGATGCGTAAGAAGTATTTGTTATATACTGATTTTGAATAG